A single Thermoanaerobacter uzonensis DSM 18761 DNA region contains:
- a CDS encoding PTS fructose transporter subunit IIC, with translation MKKVVAVTACPTGIAHTYMAAENLQMAAKEMGVDIKVETQGSIGAENQLTEEDIKAADAVIIAAATKVDKSRFAGKPVLEVPVEDAIKDAKGLIEKVLKMEKPKDYVEKVEEIHKERSAKRTGAYKHLMTGVSYMIPFVVAGGILIALSFFWGYKAFEVEGTLPWALMKIGGGSAFALMVPILSGYIAFSIADRPGLVPGMVGGMLAVSTGAGFLGGIISGFLAGYTIVYLKRLIKLPKTLEGLMPILILPVLSTLIVGLLMIYVIGSPMKAIMTSLTAWLTGMSSTNAVIFGAILGLMMAFDMGGPVNKTAYTFATGLLASNVFAPMAAVMAAGMTPPLGLALATVLFKNRFTKEEIEAGKAAWVLGASFITEGAIPFAAADPFRVIPSIMVGSAVTAALSMLFHIELRAPHGGIFVIPIAVSNPLLYIGVIAVGTVVTALMIAVLKKKVE, from the coding sequence ATGAAAAAGGTAGTTGCTGTTACAGCCTGCCCTACAGGTATTGCTCATACCTATATGGCGGCGGAAAATCTTCAGATGGCAGCCAAAGAAATGGGAGTAGACATAAAGGTAGAGACTCAAGGGTCAATAGGTGCAGAAAACCAGCTTACTGAAGAAGATATAAAAGCTGCTGATGCTGTCATAATAGCAGCTGCGACAAAAGTTGATAAATCAAGATTTGCCGGTAAACCTGTACTTGAGGTACCAGTTGAAGATGCTATAAAGGATGCAAAGGGACTTATTGAAAAGGTTCTTAAGATGGAAAAGCCAAAAGATTATGTAGAAAAAGTAGAGGAGATTCATAAAGAAAGGTCAGCGAAAAGGACAGGTGCCTACAAACACCTTATGACAGGTGTTTCCTACATGATACCTTTTGTAGTTGCAGGTGGTATTTTAATTGCACTTTCCTTTTTCTGGGGATATAAAGCCTTTGAGGTAGAAGGAACTCTTCCCTGGGCCTTGATGAAAATTGGTGGCGGTTCAGCTTTTGCATTGATGGTGCCGATTTTGTCAGGCTATATAGCATTTTCTATAGCAGATAGGCCTGGTCTTGTCCCCGGTATGGTAGGCGGTATGCTGGCAGTATCTACTGGAGCAGGATTTTTAGGCGGTATCATTTCAGGATTTTTGGCAGGATATACGATAGTTTATCTGAAAAGGCTAATAAAGCTTCCTAAAACATTAGAGGGTTTAATGCCAATACTCATATTGCCGGTATTATCAACTTTGATAGTTGGACTTTTAATGATATATGTAATAGGTTCTCCAATGAAAGCCATAATGACATCTTTAACTGCCTGGCTTACTGGGATGAGTTCTACAAATGCAGTGATTTTTGGAGCAATATTGGGACTCATGATGGCTTTTGATATGGGTGGTCCTGTAAACAAGACAGCTTATACTTTTGCAACAGGTCTTTTAGCATCAAATGTTTTTGCTCCAATGGCAGCGGTCATGGCAGCTGGTATGACACCTCCTCTTGGCCTTGCACTTGCAACTGTTCTTTTTAAGAATAGATTTACAAAGGAAGAGATAGAAGCAGGTAAGGCAGCATGGGTTTTAGGTGCTTCCTTTATAACAGAAGGTGCTATACCATTTGCGGCAGCAGACCCCTTTAGAGTGATACCTTCTATAATGGTGGGCTCTGCTGTGACAGCCGCTCTCTCAATGCTTTTCCACATTGAACTTCGAGCTCCTCATGGAGGAATATTTGTAATACCGATAGCTGTGTCAAATCCTCTTCTTTACATTGGAGTAATAGCAGTTGGTACAGTAGTTACTGCTCTTATGATAGCAGTGCTTAAAAAGAAAGTTGAATAA
- a CDS encoding PIN domain-containing protein translates to MKIVDANIILRYLLNDTEELAEKAAEILENYEVFVPTGVIAEIVYVLEKVYKVKNDEISDTLRELIEYENLKVDDFEVIEEALKLYSKRKLDFVDTLLYAYHKVKNYEVYTFDKQLQKLLNE, encoded by the coding sequence ATGAAAATAGTTGATGCAAATATAATTTTAAGGTATCTTTTAAATGATACAGAAGAATTAGCGGAAAAAGCTGCGGAGATATTGGAAAACTATGAAGTGTTTGTTCCAACTGGAGTAATAGCTGAAATTGTATATGTGCTTGAAAAAGTATATAAAGTAAAGAATGATGAGATAAGCGACACTTTGAGAGAACTTATTGAGTATGAAAATTTAAAAGTTGATGATTTTGAAGTAATAGAAGAAGCATTAAAGCTTTATAGCAAAAGGAAATTAGATTTTGTGGACACGCTACTTTATGCTTATCATAAAGTAAAAAATTATGAAGTTTATACTTTCGATAAACAGCTACAAAAATTACTAAACGAATAA
- a CDS encoding Hsp20/alpha crystallin family protein, with the protein MSLMRRGRDWWDWPFDINLKNLPSILDVNFPSFSGLFSRPRVDITESETEIVATAELPGVDKKDVEINVYDNILEIKGQTTVDEEREDKNYYMRERYYGSFARRIELPAEVDPERTTAKFENGILKITMPKLHPSKPKGRRINIE; encoded by the coding sequence ATGAGTCTAATGAGGCGAGGACGTGATTGGTGGGATTGGCCGTTTGACATCAATCTCAAAAATTTGCCAAGTATTTTAGACGTTAACTTTCCATCCTTTTCAGGCCTATTTTCTCGACCAAGAGTGGACATCACCGAATCTGAAACAGAAATAGTGGCAACAGCTGAACTACCGGGCGTTGACAAAAAAGACGTTGAAATAAATGTTTATGACAATATACTGGAAATAAAAGGGCAAACCACAGTAGACGAAGAAAGAGAAGATAAAAATTATTACATGAGAGAAAGATATTATGGAAGCTTTGCCAGAAGAATAGAACTACCCGCAGAAGTAGACCCTGAAAGAACTACTGCTAAATTTGAAAATGGCATCCTCAAAATCACAATGCCAAAATTACATCCAAGTAAGCCAAAGGGAAGGCGAATTAATATTGAATAA
- a CDS encoding CPBP family intramembrane glutamic endopeptidase yields the protein MRPDEKDVSKLYFFVMLLLITVGYLVQKASLYIGILITEFFLVLLPVILYLLFKRYDVKYVLRLNPIKGDQAFLVIIIAILGWIVSGFFALLTNYFLSKLGKIPVMPIPAASNIQELFMQILIFGAVAACCEEIFMRGLVMRSFEMRGSIKSIFITAIFFAMLHLNVQNFLSILFLGSLLGYVVYRTNSIFAGMIVHFTNNTISVLLSYFIAQQNLGKATPLQQVDIPFIVVIGYGIFALFAAILLYVLLRYLKKVTDPYVIRGTTKLKEDLHIFLHWPVLLSVLVFLYRITEQILKIAGVI from the coding sequence ATGCGGCCAGATGAAAAAGATGTAAGTAAGTTGTATTTTTTTGTCATGTTGCTTCTCATAACAGTGGGATATTTAGTGCAAAAGGCTTCTTTATATATAGGTATACTAATAACAGAATTTTTTCTTGTTTTACTGCCTGTTATTCTTTACCTTCTTTTTAAAAGATATGATGTAAAATATGTTTTAAGGTTAAATCCTATAAAGGGTGATCAAGCTTTTTTAGTGATAATAATAGCTATTTTAGGCTGGATAGTATCGGGTTTTTTTGCACTTTTGACAAATTATTTTCTATCTAAATTGGGTAAAATTCCGGTTATGCCTATACCTGCAGCTTCCAATATACAAGAACTTTTTATGCAAATTCTAATATTTGGAGCTGTAGCTGCCTGTTGTGAAGAAATATTTATGCGGGGACTTGTTATGAGAAGTTTTGAAATGAGGGGTTCTATAAAGAGTATTTTTATAACCGCTATATTCTTTGCAATGCTTCATTTAAATGTGCAAAACTTTCTAAGTATTCTTTTTCTTGGAAGCTTATTGGGATATGTAGTATATAGGACTAATTCTATATTTGCAGGAATGATTGTTCATTTTACGAATAATACTATTTCTGTATTGTTATCCTATTTTATAGCACAACAAAACTTAGGAAAAGCAACTCCATTACAACAGGTAGATATTCCATTTATTGTTGTCATTGGTTATGGGATTTTTGCATTATTTGCTGCTATTCTTTTGTATGTGCTATTAAGATATTTGAAGAAAGTAACTGACCCATATGTTATCCGCGGTACTACGAAGTTAAAAGAAGACCTGCATATTTTCTTGCATTGGCCTGTACTTTTATCAGTGTTAGTATTTTTGTATAGAATTACTGAACAGATATTAAAAATAGCTGGAGTTATATAA
- a CDS encoding LacI family DNA-binding transcriptional regulator, which translates to MNVTIKDVAKRANVAPSTVSRVIADNPRISKETKERVWKAMEELGYYPNAIARSLASKVTNTLGLIMPRSTEEAFSNPFFPEVMRGISVVAHREKYDLLLSTSGNQEEEKEAVINMVKGKRVDGIILLSSRTTDELIPWLRDEKFPFVVIGKPLDAKGVYWVDNDNIGASKLATNYLIKHGHREIAFISGSLEYVVSLDRLDGYKLALEENGIPFKRELAEQDEFSEDGGYRAMMRILEREKPTAVVVTDDVMAFGVIRAAIDKGYRVPEDISIVGFNNIPLSAFANPPLTTIDISTFDLGIKSAELLIARLKQKDVDTDHIIVPVKLVERKSCVAR; encoded by the coding sequence ATGAATGTAACGATTAAAGATGTGGCAAAGAGGGCAAATGTTGCTCCTTCTACTGTATCGAGGGTTATTGCTGATAATCCACGTATAAGTAAAGAGACAAAAGAAAGAGTTTGGAAGGCGATGGAGGAATTGGGGTATTATCCAAACGCCATTGCCAGAAGCCTTGCAAGTAAAGTGACAAATACTTTGGGACTTATAATGCCTCGCTCCACAGAAGAAGCTTTTTCAAATCCTTTTTTCCCAGAAGTTATGAGAGGCATAAGTGTTGTTGCACATAGAGAAAAGTATGATTTGCTTTTGTCGACATCTGGAAATCAAGAAGAGGAAAAAGAAGCGGTTATAAATATGGTAAAAGGCAAACGAGTAGATGGAATAATTCTTTTATCTTCCCGTACAACCGATGAGCTTATACCTTGGTTAAGAGATGAGAAATTTCCTTTTGTTGTTATAGGTAAGCCTTTAGACGCCAAGGGTGTGTATTGGGTTGACAATGACAATATAGGGGCTTCTAAGCTTGCTACTAATTACCTTATTAAACATGGGCATAGAGAAATTGCTTTTATAAGTGGTTCATTGGAATACGTAGTGAGTTTAGATAGGTTAGATGGTTATAAACTTGCCCTTGAGGAAAATGGGATACCTTTTAAGAGAGAGTTGGCGGAACAAGACGAGTTTTCAGAAGACGGTGGATACAGGGCGATGATGAGAATATTAGAAAGAGAAAAACCTACTGCAGTTGTGGTTACTGATGATGTTATGGCATTTGGTGTTATAAGGGCTGCAATAGATAAAGGATATAGAGTTCCTGAGGATATATCAATAGTAGGGTTTAACAACATTCCCTTGTCAGCTTTTGCAAATCCACCCCTTACGACAATAGATATTTCTACCTTTGATTTGGGTATTAAGTCTGCAGAACTTTTGATTGCAAGGTTAAAGCAAAAGGATGTAGACACAGACCACATCATTGTGCCTGTAAAGCTTGTGGAGAGGAAATCTTGTGTTGCAAGATAA
- the murC gene encoding UDP-N-acetylmuramate--L-alanine ligase, with translation MDINLENFKRVHFIGIGGISMSGLAHILLNNGHIVTGSDIKNSHIIERLRQEGAVITIPHSESSVIGADLVVYTAAIHEDNPEYQKAKELNIPIIDRATLLGLIMKKYKYGIAVAGSHGKTTTTSLISVILDGVGFDPTVLVGGEVDVIGGNVRVGNSEYFVTEACEYTDSFLKFYPYIAVILNVDSDHLDYFKNIDNIKQSFRQFANLVPPDGFVVACKDDANTMYVVNGLNKNIVTYGIYQDSDWKAKNISFDDKGCAIFDVYYKEKYMGNFKLSIPGKHNVYNALAALAVSHLVGVDIKKASHYLTEFKGTHRRFEVKGIVDGITIVDDYAHHPAEIKATLEAARNYPHKRIICIFQPHTYSRTKSLLNDFAGSFDNADKIIIADIYAAREKDTGIVSSKDLVELISQRGKDVLYLKDFDSIVEYLNKNAKAGDLVLTVGAGNIYEVGEMFLKGYKKAVGI, from the coding sequence ATGGATATAAATCTTGAAAACTTTAAAAGAGTGCATTTTATAGGAATTGGCGGTATAAGTATGAGCGGTTTAGCTCATATACTTCTGAATAATGGACATATAGTAACAGGCTCAGATATAAAAAATTCTCATATAATCGAAAGATTAAGACAAGAAGGAGCAGTTATAACAATACCTCACAGCGAAAGCAGTGTCATAGGTGCTGATTTAGTAGTGTACACGGCTGCTATCCATGAAGATAATCCTGAATATCAAAAAGCTAAAGAATTAAATATACCTATTATAGATAGAGCTACCCTTTTAGGTCTCATTATGAAAAAATACAAATACGGCATTGCTGTTGCAGGAAGTCATGGAAAGACAACTACTACTTCTTTAATATCTGTGATATTGGATGGTGTAGGGTTCGATCCAACAGTTTTAGTAGGAGGAGAAGTAGATGTAATAGGAGGGAATGTAAGAGTTGGAAACAGTGAATATTTTGTCACAGAAGCTTGTGAATATACAGACAGTTTTTTAAAGTTTTATCCTTACATAGCCGTTATACTAAATGTCGATTCAGATCACTTAGATTACTTCAAAAATATTGACAACATAAAACAGTCTTTTAGGCAATTTGCTAATTTAGTTCCACCAGATGGATTTGTGGTAGCATGCAAAGATGATGCAAACACCATGTATGTTGTAAATGGGTTAAATAAAAACATTGTGACCTACGGTATTTACCAAGATAGTGATTGGAAAGCAAAAAACATAAGTTTTGATGACAAAGGCTGTGCGATTTTTGACGTTTATTATAAAGAAAAATATATGGGCAATTTTAAATTATCAATACCCGGAAAACACAATGTTTACAACGCCTTAGCTGCTTTGGCAGTAAGTCACCTTGTAGGAGTCGACATAAAAAAAGCTTCCCATTATTTAACTGAATTCAAAGGCACTCATAGAAGATTCGAAGTAAAAGGAATAGTTGACGGCATAACAATTGTGGATGACTATGCTCATCACCCTGCTGAAATTAAAGCAACTTTAGAAGCAGCAAGAAATTATCCTCATAAAAGAATTATTTGTATATTCCAGCCACATACTTACTCAAGAACTAAATCTTTGCTTAATGATTTTGCAGGGTCCTTTGACAATGCGGATAAAATAATAATAGCTGACATATACGCCGCAAGAGAAAAAGATACAGGGATTGTTTCTTCTAAAGATTTAGTGGAACTAATCTCTCAAAGAGGAAAGGATGTTTTATACTTAAAAGATTTTGACTCTATAGTTGAGTATTTAAATAAAAATGCAAAAGCAGGCGATTTAGTATTAACAGTTGGAGCAGGAAATATCTACGAAGTGGGAGAAATGTTTTTAAAAGGTTATAAAAAAGCTGTAGGAATATAA
- the purR gene encoding pur operon repressor, which yields MDKYKRYERLAAIVKIFSENPNTLINLEYFMNFFGIAKSTASEDIDILKSVIEKFNFGKLITLPGAGGGVKYIPIANIKSYLPFVQEIKEKLKDPSRIIPGGFLYTADLIYSPSIVTKIGEILVFPFLDKNVEAIVTVETKGIPIALMCARTLNVPLVIIRKDSRVTEGSFVSINYISGSQRHIRSMSLARRSLQKGSKVLLIDDFMKAGGTIRGMMELMEEFDAEVIGAGVMIATEKPENKLVDNYISVFVLKNMEEEKNIIDIEISNWILKD from the coding sequence ATGGATAAGTACAAGCGGTATGAACGATTGGCGGCAATCGTTAAGATATTTAGTGAAAATCCTAATACATTAATAAATTTGGAGTATTTTATGAATTTTTTTGGTATAGCTAAATCTACTGCCTCAGAAGATATTGATATTTTAAAGAGCGTAATAGAAAAATTTAACTTTGGTAAATTAATTACGCTTCCTGGAGCTGGTGGTGGAGTAAAATACATTCCTATAGCTAATATTAAAAGTTATTTGCCTTTTGTACAAGAAATAAAGGAAAAGTTAAAGGATCCATCGAGAATAATTCCCGGAGGTTTTTTGTACACTGCCGATTTGATTTATTCTCCCAGTATTGTAACAAAAATTGGCGAAATTTTAGTATTTCCTTTTTTGGATAAAAACGTTGAGGCAATTGTAACTGTGGAGACCAAAGGTATACCTATTGCCTTGATGTGCGCAAGGACGCTTAATGTTCCGCTAGTAATAATCAGAAAAGATAGTAGAGTTACAGAAGGTTCTTTTGTTTCTATTAATTATATTTCTGGTTCTCAGAGGCACATACGATCGATGTCTTTGGCTAGAAGGTCTTTACAGAAAGGTTCTAAAGTATTGTTGATAGATGACTTTATGAAAGCAGGTGGAACGATTAGAGGCATGATGGAACTTATGGAGGAATTTGACGCTGAAGTAATTGGTGCAGGAGTTATGATTGCAACGGAAAAACCGGAGAATAAATTAGTAGATAATTACATTTCAGTTTTTGTATTAAAAAATATGGAAGAAGAAAAAAATATAATTGACATTGAAATAAGTAATTGGATATTGAAAGACTAA
- the spoVG gene encoding septation regulator SpoVG codes for MEITDVRVRKLNEEGKMKAVVSVTFDNEFVVHDIKVIEGQNGLFIAMPSRKTPEGEFKDIAHPINSDTRNKLQSAILKEYEKAKEQEATHKE; via the coding sequence ATGGAAATTACAGACGTAAGGGTGAGAAAACTTAATGAGGAAGGCAAAATGAAGGCTGTAGTTTCTGTAACCTTTGATAATGAATTTGTGGTTCATGATATAAAGGTTATAGAGGGCCAAAATGGGTTATTTATTGCTATGCCAAGTCGAAAGACTCCTGAAGGGGAGTTTAAAGATATTGCTCACCCTATAAATTCAGACACAAGAAATAAATTACAAAGCGCTATTTTAAAAGAATATGAAAAGGCAAAAGAACAAGAAGCTACACATAAGGAATAA
- the glmU gene encoding bifunctional UDP-N-acetylglucosamine diphosphorylase/glucosamine-1-phosphate N-acetyltransferase GlmU, translating into MEGLVTLILAAGLGKRMKSKHPKVVHKICGRTMIEWVVNAAKDVGSNDIVVVIGHKAEEVKEVLKDRVKYAYQQTQLGTGHAVMMARDLLPEQGNVLILTGDTPLITSQTLKSLVKFHVEEGNSVTILSSVLEDPTGYGRIIRDESGNVIKIVEDKDATEKEKSIHEINSAMYVMDIAKLKKALRLITNNNAQGEYYLTDAVEIIKKMGGKIGAFTASAEEIMGVNSRIQLSDAERVMRKRINYRHMENGVTIIDPETTYIGAEVEIAPDTVILPGCVIEGKTVIGSDCEIGPNCRIVDSHIGDGCNIMYSVILSSKLGNDIKVGPFAQIRPESVIHDKAKIGDFVEIKKSVIGEGTKVPHLTYVGDAEVGKNVNMGCGSITVNYDGKQKYKTVIGDNVFVGCNVNLVAPVKIGNNAYIAAGSTITEDVPEGALAIARSKQTNKEGWVQERIKKGRL; encoded by the coding sequence TTGGAAGGGCTAGTGACGCTTATTTTAGCAGCGGGGCTTGGAAAAAGGATGAAATCTAAACATCCCAAAGTTGTCCATAAAATATGTGGAAGGACAATGATAGAATGGGTTGTAAATGCGGCAAAAGATGTGGGCAGTAATGATATCGTTGTTGTAATTGGCCATAAAGCGGAAGAGGTAAAAGAAGTATTAAAAGACAGAGTAAAGTATGCTTATCAACAGACACAGTTGGGTACAGGCCATGCAGTAATGATGGCGCGGGATTTATTGCCAGAGCAGGGCAATGTTTTAATTTTAACAGGTGATACCCCTCTTATTACTTCGCAGACATTAAAATCTTTGGTAAAATTTCATGTTGAAGAAGGTAATAGTGTCACAATTTTGTCTTCAGTATTAGAGGACCCTACAGGCTATGGGAGAATAATAAGGGATGAAAGTGGAAACGTTATAAAAATCGTGGAAGACAAAGATGCAACGGAAAAAGAAAAAAGTATCCATGAGATAAATTCTGCTATGTACGTTATGGATATAGCCAAACTAAAAAAAGCGCTAAGACTGATAACAAATAATAACGCACAGGGTGAATATTATCTGACGGATGCTGTGGAAATTATAAAAAAAATGGGAGGGAAAATTGGTGCTTTTACTGCTTCAGCTGAGGAAATAATGGGGGTTAATTCCAGGATCCAACTTTCTGATGCAGAAAGAGTCATGAGAAAAAGAATCAACTATCGCCATATGGAAAACGGTGTAACAATAATTGACCCTGAGACAACTTATATAGGAGCAGAGGTTGAAATTGCACCTGATACTGTCATACTTCCAGGGTGCGTAATAGAAGGCAAAACTGTGATAGGCAGCGATTGTGAAATAGGTCCTAATTGCAGGATTGTCGATTCCCACATAGGTGATGGATGCAATATTATGTATTCTGTCATATTATCTTCGAAATTGGGGAATGACATTAAAGTTGGACCTTTTGCGCAAATACGGCCGGAAAGTGTGATACATGATAAAGCAAAAATAGGTGACTTTGTGGAAATTAAAAAATCTGTCATTGGAGAAGGCACAAAAGTTCCTCATCTTACGTATGTTGGAGATGCGGAAGTTGGGAAAAATGTCAATATGGGATGTGGATCTATTACAGTTAATTATGATGGTAAACAAAAGTACAAGACAGTGATAGGAGATAATGTTTTCGTCGGGTGTAATGTAAATCTTGTAGCGCCAGTAAAGATTGGAAATAATGCTTATATCGCTGCTGGTTCAACTATAACAGAGGATGTTCCTGAAGGAGCACTTGCCATAGCCAGAAGTAAGCAAACTAATAAAGAGGGCTGGGTACAGGAAAGAATAAAAAAAGGGAGGCTTTAA
- a CDS encoding ribose-phosphate diphosphokinase has protein sequence MARYTNSLKIFSGNSNPKLASEIAEHLGLKLCDSEVGTFSDGEISVRIGESVRGASVFVIQSTCAPVNNNLMELLIMIDAFKRASAAEINAVIPYYGYARQDRKAKARDPITAKLVADLITAAGAHRVVTMDLHAPQIQGYFNIPVDHLLGGPILAKYFIDKELGDDVVVVSPDHGSVTRARYFAEKLNAPLAIIDKRRPKANVAEIMNIIGDVREKKAILVDDLIDTAGTLVQGAEALLDNGATEVYACATHGVLSGPAIERLKESPIKELVITDTIPLPEEKKIDKIKVRSVAPLFAEAILRIHEGMSVSKLFV, from the coding sequence ATGGCGAGATATACTAATTCTCTAAAAATTTTTTCAGGAAATTCAAATCCTAAGTTAGCCAGTGAAATAGCAGAGCATCTTGGACTTAAGCTTTGCGATTCAGAAGTAGGGACTTTTAGTGATGGGGAGATTAGTGTAAGGATTGGAGAAAGCGTAAGAGGTGCAAGCGTTTTTGTAATACAGTCAACTTGTGCACCTGTAAATAACAACTTAATGGAATTATTGATAATGATTGATGCTTTTAAAAGGGCATCTGCGGCTGAAATTAATGCAGTTATACCTTACTATGGCTATGCAAGACAAGACAGAAAAGCAAAAGCAAGGGACCCAATTACTGCAAAGCTTGTAGCTGACCTTATAACTGCAGCAGGAGCTCATAGAGTTGTTACAATGGACCTTCATGCTCCTCAAATACAGGGCTACTTTAACATTCCTGTTGACCATTTGTTAGGAGGGCCTATACTTGCAAAATATTTTATTGACAAAGAATTGGGAGATGATGTAGTAGTTGTTTCCCCTGACCATGGCAGCGTGACAAGGGCGAGGTATTTTGCAGAAAAATTGAATGCTCCTCTTGCTATTATTGACAAGAGAAGACCAAAAGCCAATGTAGCAGAGATAATGAATATAATAGGGGACGTAAGAGAGAAAAAGGCAATTTTGGTAGATGACCTTATTGATACTGCTGGTACTTTGGTGCAAGGGGCAGAGGCTCTTCTTGACAATGGTGCTACTGAAGTTTATGCTTGTGCGACCCACGGAGTGCTGTCAGGTCCTGCGATTGAAAGGTTAAAAGAATCACCAATAAAAGAATTGGTTATAACCGATACAATCCCTCTTCCCGAAGAGAAAAAAATTGACAAAATTAAAGTGAGGTCTGTTGCTCCTTTATTTGCCGAAGCAATTTTAAGAATCCACGAAGGTATGTCTGTCAGTAAATTGTTTGTGTAA
- a CDS encoding DUF3006 domain-containing protein produces MSKKICIIDRFEGNFAVIEYGDKIFNFPKELLPKEAKEGDVLKLDITVDREETEKRRKAIEDLAKDLFTEE; encoded by the coding sequence ATGTCTAAAAAAATATGCATAATAGACCGCTTTGAAGGTAACTTTGCAGTAATTGAATATGGGGACAAAATCTTTAATTTTCCAAAAGAACTCCTTCCTAAAGAGGCAAAAGAAGGAGATGTGCTTAAGCTTGACATTACAGTGGATAGAGAAGAAACAGAAAAGCGCAGAAAAGCTATTGAAGACCTTGCAAAAGATTTATTTACAGAGGAATAA